In Aerococcaceae bacterium zg-252, the genomic window TCGGTCTCATTTTTACCTCCTAGTTCTTCAAAATTTCTTTTAATATTGCTTCTAACACGTTCACGACAATGCTATTTCCAGCTTGTTTATACAGTATTGACGATAATTTACCTTTTCTTCCTGGATATATAGCTTTAAGTTTATTAAAGTCTTCATCATCAAAACCCATAAGTCTAAAGCATTCTCGCTCTGTTAAATATCTATATTTACCATTACCTAGATCAATAATTCCTGAATTTGGAATACGCACTTGCTTGGTGGAAATTGTGTAGGCAAACTTATCTATCACTTTAAGTCTTCCTCTAAAATTATTATTCTTAGGATCTCCTCTTATATGTCGAAGCATTGACTCTTGCCTTACTTCATAAAGATTTGAAGCGTCTTTCTCAAGAAATTCAGATATATTCCTTGTTTGTATTTTTTCGAGTTTGCCAAAATTAAAATGATTAGTTCCCAAGATGCTCACAACAAAGATACGCTCTCTTTTCTGTGGTATTCCAAATTCTATGCTTTACAGTGGAAACATATTGATTTTGAAAAATCGCAAATTCAATTGATTCAAGCTTTGGATAGATATGGAGAAATAAAATCAACAAAAGGAAATAAAAAAACAATATTCTCTGTTTCAAGCGACCTACTTCAACTACTCAAACGCTGGAAAGAACAACAAAAACAAGAACTTTTTAAATTTGGAATCATCAGTAATCCAGAACAATTTGTATTTACATATTATAGATACAAAGGAAAATATTAATAAACCCCTACATTCTGATTACTTAAACAACAAAATGAAAACAGTAAGAACAAGACATAAAGAACTTACTCACGCAACACCTCATAAACTCCGACATACTGGTGCTACTTTAGCAAAACAAGCTGGTATGAGTTTAGAAGCAATCTCTGAAGCTTTGACACATAGTGATACATCAACAACACAAATCTATGTCAATACTTCAAATGTTATTCCTATGGCTATTGGAGAATACGCATTAAATTCTATAAAACAATAAGGTAAATTTTAAGGTGAACTTTTACAAAAAACAACAAAAAAAGCACCCATGAGGTAAACTCTTGAGTGCTTGAAACGTTGATACACCAACGATATTAACGTTTTGAGAATTGAGAAGCTTTACGAGCTTTCTTAAGACCTGGTTTCTTACGTTCAACCATACGAGGGTCACGTGTTAATAATCCAGCTGCTTTTAAAGCAGGACGGAAATCAGGATCTACTGTTAATAATGCACGTGCAATACCGTGACGGATTGCACCAGCTTGACCAGAGAATCCACCACCGTTTGCGTTAACTAATACATCGTATGAACCTAATGTTTCAGTTACAGCAAATGGTTGTTTCATAACTTCGTGTAAGTGAGGGAATGGGATGTATTCATCTAATGCTTTACCATTGATTGTGATAACACCAGTTCCTGGCACTAAGCGTACACGAGCTACTGAGTTTTTACGACGACCTGTACCTAAATATTGTGCTTTAGCCAATTGCTTTCCCTCCTTAAATTAATGTAGTAATGTCTAATGCTTTAGGTTGTTGAGCAGCATGATTGTGTTCAGCACCAGCATAAACATGTAATTTTGTAAATTGTTTACGACCTAAACGAGTATCAGGTAACATACCTTTTACAGATAACTCTACTAATTTACGAGAGTTTTTAGCACGTAAATCACCAGCAGAAATAGATTTTAATCCACCTGGGTAACCTGAGTGACGGTGATAAATTTTATCAGACGCTTTTTTACCTGTTAATGCTACTTTATCCGCATTGATTACGACTACGAAATCACCTGTATCTACGTGAGGTGTGAAAGTCGGTTTGTTTTTACCACGTAAAATTGAAGCAACGACAGCAGAGAGACGACCTAAAGGCACATCTGTAGCATCTACTAATACCCAGTTACGTTCAACTTCGTTCTTTTTAGCCATATATGTTTGACGCACGATTGTTTCCTCCATTAATAAATCTAGTTGTTTGACAATTACTATTGAGTTTCCGGGGCTCATAGTGGGGCAAACAATACCGTCTATTATCTTACCGTCAACAAGCTCTAAAGTCAAGTCTTTTCAAACGTATTTTTCAAAAAAATCATGTGAAATTTGCACCGGAAAACGAGTACGTTTTCACTTAATCCCCACTAAACATAAAAAAGATGCGTACCAATTAGCACACATCTCATAAATACATTTAACATCAAAGTGTCTAAGTACTTTCAAACAAGCACGACCGTCCTCGCACAATGCATTACTCTACTTCCATTGACACTAACTCATTCACTGCA contains:
- the rplM gene encoding 50S ribosomal protein L13 translates to MRQTYMAKKNEVERNWVLVDATDVPLGRLSAVVASILRGKNKPTFTPHVDTGDFVVVINADKVALTGKKASDKIYHRHSGYPGGLKSISAGDLRAKNSRKLVELSVKGMLPDTRLGRKQFTKLHVYAGAEHNHAAQQPKALDITTLI
- the rpsI gene encoding 30S ribosomal protein S9 codes for the protein MAKAQYLGTGRRKNSVARVRLVPGTGVITINGKALDEYIPFPHLHEVMKQPFAVTETLGSYDVLVNANGGGFSGQAGAIRHGIARALLTVDPDFRPALKAAGLLTRDPRMVERKKPGLKKARKASQFSKR